CAAATCTGTGATCTAACATCAGTTGTCTATTGATAAAATGAGCCTTTCATTCTCACGGTGCGTTGAATCTCACACTCCCGGCAGAGGCCTGGTTAGCAGCTCGGTTACTTCCAAAATTCTTCCGGTTTGATTCACGAGCTATTCTCGACCCAAACTGAAAACACACAACCATATCCTTAGTGAGACGGCGCATAAAAACACAACACAAAGGTGGTTTGAGTTTGAATTATCTTCAGAACGATCTCCTATTACCTGTATTGCTCTCTTAGGCATCTTTGCTACTTCATGTAAACCAAGCAGCTTTGCAACCTTCAAGATTTTAAACAACAATTTTCAGgtttataaaagtaaaaaaaaatgacagAAGCGTATTCACCTGTCTAAGAATCTTCTTGTCTCCCTTTCCACTTGGTTGCTCAAGATCAGTTATTTTCCACAAGGGAATGTCAAGTAGAGTCTTTATCACATCCTCATCTAAGAAAGGGAAACGCGCCTGaaaaaaagtattatataaaaaacatttgAGAACAAAGCACAAAGAGAAAAACGATATTTGAGTTTCTATCCATGGTGCTGACATATACATACCTCTTTACCATTATCTGCAATGCATCTATCATCTCGACCCAAATTTCTTTTCCAAATCCTCTGCATATCCAATTTCATTTCTTGATCCAAGGCAGCCCAGCTACAAAAGTGAACAAAGATGAGTTTATTATTAGTTTACACCCATAGAGAAGAAAACCATGcaaagatatttatatatatatatacctcccGTTTCTATATTTTGTTCTATGTCTACCATAACCAGCACATTGTTCATCGGCACCAGCGCCAACAAGCAATATTCTAGCATCAGACTTATATCTAATTCGTTGGCTATCTTCTTGATTGTCACTTTCTTCGTGAATCCAACCATCACCTCGAGCAGCTAGCCAGAGTGCTGTTCCTATGTTAAGGTCCTACAACATTGCAATTTTGGAAGAATGTGATGAGAAACCCTCAAGTCTGGAAAAATAACCCTCACGGCTTTGAAGTTTACCATGTAAGTATCAGCGGGGTTTATGAGTGACATAACACGCTTTGTCTCCAAGGTTAGTTTAGACAGATCAGCATCAATCTCGACAAGCTTCCACCTGAAATTTCCACAGCAATATTAAGTAAAAGATATGTGCATTTATAAAAGGTAATCAAGAGTTGAACCTTCTCAAGGGTGCAATCTTTTTAAGTTCTTTGATTCCAGCCTTGGCGGAGATCCTATCAGGAGCATTAGGACCATCAAAGCTAACATTAAGGAGATCAACTTCAtctgaaagaagaagaaaaaaaaatacagttttgaaaatttaaaattaatttaaaacaacattgcagaaaaatatttacattttggaTCAAGGCACTGATCCAACAGGGCAGCGAGAATCATAGAATCCAATCCACCAGAGAAAAGAACAGCTACTGGAACAACATCTTTTTCTCCCTGTTCATGACAATAAGAAGGTGTTTCTGAGGTAAATATTCACAGATCATGTAAAGCAATCATTAGAGAGCTCATACCTGAAAAATGCTATGTAGTGAAGTTCGCCGCCTCACTGATTCCTTTAGAACAACCAAAACTGTCTGCGCGaatcctaaacctaaaccttGTCAGGAATATGAAATTTGAACAGAACTGGAGGAGTCTGAAGAACTTAAGCAGTACCTGAAAACGTTGAAAGAGCATTGTCTTTCTCTCCTTGAATTGAAGACATTGATAGATCTTCAGGTCTTGGTACAACTAAATTCCTTTCCCATTCAATCAACTCTTTCCACATGTTATGTCTCCATTCATGCTTTGTGACTTCACCACGTATACCGGATTCTGAAACCCCAAAAGACATGCTGTACACCCCACATGGAAGCTCTTCCCAAAATCTATGAATGCTATCACTATTTTCAGAGGCCAATCCTGCCAAAGAACAGATAATACTTAGGCTTGAAGTGTACATAAAGAGACAAACTTAATCTACTAAGCAATACAAACCAGAACCATTAGCAACGGAAGAAGCTGGTGAAGAAGACGATAGAAGAAAACGAGGGTCTTCCACAGTTGGCCAGTGAACAAGGAGGCTCCTCCGACCAAAAGCATCTTTACCAAACCATAGCGTTCTTGAGCTTTCCTGATAGAGAAGAAGTTTGTAAGAGCAAGTAAAATGCTTCGGAAAAATAAGTGCAAGCTACAAAAGTACCTGCCAATATATAATGGCCCAGGGGCCTTTAATCATTGAAAGAACATCTGGAACTAAAGCGTTTGCCTTCTCTAAAGCCTCCAAAAGAACTTCAGTATCATTATCAAAGCTACTGAGTTCAATTCCTCCAAATACTTCTCCTGCAGGGTAAACATACCAAACTACCAATTTATATCGTAGAACTTAAAACAAATATAGAGAGCTTAAGAAGAAAACCACACCATTATAAGCAAGAATGTTTCCAGAAGAATCAACCAATGGCTGGATTATAGGACTAGTTCCTCTAAGCTGCAATGTGGAACCTATAAAATGCAATTCACCGGATGTAGTAGCATTCTCAAGGTTACATGTTCCTTCGCCAGCCtcaaaaacagagagagtaaCAGGTTCTTGAGCACAAGTTGGTTGAAGAAGAATCTTCTTTTCGCCTACACTATCAGGACCTCTTTGGCTTAGCACAGATTTCACATCTTCAGAAGAGAATTGTAACTGGTTTAACCAAGAAGAACACCAAATCAGCAAGCAATTCACTCATCTCTTAATACATTATAATTATCCATCAATATACAGAAACTCAAAAGAGTGATATTTTCTTTCAACTCAGATGTCAAAACAGAGTTTTGAGATTCATCCAACGGACAACAGCATAAGAGCAATGGGTACTTGAAACAGAGCAAAGCCATTAACTTCAAACTCAAAAGctcaaaagtttcaaacttttaaaCGCTCAATAATACAATAAGAGATCAAAGTAACTCATCAAAAGTGAGGTTGGAGAAGAGATTTTACTCGTTCGAAAGGACGAtcggaaggagaagaaagcgtCGAGAGTTCGATACGAACGCCGCACACTATAACTGCAATCCCACACATAATCTCCGGcggcgtctctctctctctctggccTCCTTCACGTCAACAGTAAAGACGAAGTTGCTTTAGTCTGCAAACATAGAATTAAACTCGACGTTTCAAGAGTTGATCAAAGTGCCTCCGTAGCATAGTGGTATTGCGTTCGCTTCGTAAGCGAAAGGTCGTGAGTTCGATCCTCGCCGGGggcttctttatttttattatttggtaTTTTCACCCTGATGAACACGAAAGATAAAACATTCCCACTACTCGGCAATGATTACGTGGCGTAATATAAATGGATAATATCCAAAAGTGAAAAAGGAATAAAATCAAAGTAATTGGCCCAAAATCTCTTGAGGACAAGGATTTAGAGTAAAACCCTAGAAGgcatatatacacacacatacacaaacATCACAAAGcaaaatcttcttcttcctcctcctccttccctCGAATCTCTCTAACCTTCATAGATTACCAGGTATGATTTCTTCTCAAAGTCTGTCTTATGTTATGTGTATTAAGTTTCTGCTGCTGCTTCAATCCGCAGCAAAGTTTAGACCTATCTCTTTTCTCAATTGCTGCGCCCTTATAGATCTATGGTAGTTATATTCTTAAGCCTTATATATATGGATTTAGTACAAGCGTACTTTCAGTTAACTTTTTGTTCTGTATTCACTGGAGATACTTTAATTGCAGATTAGAGTTTCTGAATGGGGGAATCTATTCTATTGTTGCATTAAATTTTCTGCAACTGAATGAACATACTCTGTTTGAATTGGAGTATTTGATTACGGCTTGTCTTGTTTTTGTGGTTGTTGCTGCGTATGACTCTGTTTCCTTAAAGACTAGTTTTCTGATTGGATTATGCAGAGATGACACCTGTATCAAACGCTCCATCAGTGGATGCACAAATCGTAGGCAATGCCTTCGTTCAGAAGTACTACACCCACCTTTATGAAAAGCCCGCTGAAGTTTACAGGTTCTATCTCGAGGAGAGTGTGCTTGGAAGGCCTGGTCTTGATGGTGAAATGGTTTCTGTCAAGTCATTGAAAGTAAGTTCCTTCTAAAGACATAACTAACTATAGTAATATGTCTTTAGTGGTTTGATTCATTTGAGAAAATCTTTGCAGGCTATTAATGATCAGATAATGTCTGTTGACTACCAAAACTCGAAGATCCAGATTCTGACTGCTGATTCCCAAGCGTCTTTGAAGAGCGCAGTTGTGACTTTGGTCGCGGGTTTAGTGATTGGCAAGGATGGAGAGAGGAAGAGTTTTACTCAGTCTTTCTTCCTTGTGCCGCAGAATGGAAGCTACTTTGTTCTCAACGATGTCTTTAGGTACGTTTCTGATGTGTTTGTTGCACCAGAAGCTACCAAGGAGGCCGAGGTTGAGGTCGAGGAGAGTCCAAAAGAAGCTGTTCCTGGTAAGTAGTGTTTTCAACAAATCAAGAACTTGGAAATTTAGACTCTTGAACTGTGTCTTGATTCATTTGTTTATTGCTACTTGACCAGCAGAGCCTGCGAAAGAAGTTGTGGAGCCGGCTGCTAGAGCTACAAATGAGGAGAAAGTTGTGAACGGTAACAGCAACTTACCTAAAGCTGCTGAAGCAAAGCCTCAAGAGGACACTGGTGTCAAGAAGTCCTTTGCAGTAATTGTGAGTCTTTGTTGTGTTTAGTTTCGTGTtctgttttgttattttatctttaaaaataaagtctAACCTCTCTAGGTCGATTTCAAAACTTACAGGCTGCTCAAAACGGTGCTCAGACCAATGCTAAAGCTTCACCTGCAAAGCATAAACCTGTTGAGAAGCCGAGAGTTGCTCCTCAGACCAAAGCTGCTGCCCCAGTAGCTGCTGCTCCTCAGCCCAAAGCTCCTTCTGCTAAAACCAGTGAACAACCACCAGCTCAAGGTGGTTCCATATTCGTTGCAAACTTGCCTATGGATGCGTCTCCAGAGCAACTGTTTGAAACATTTAAAGGCTTTGGAGCTATTAGAAGAGGCGGCATCCAAGTCAGAAGCTACACGGTTAGTTCTTTAGAAAGATCTTAGCTATGAGAAACCTTAAGTACTAGTTCACTCCCACGCTTAAAATCTCTTGTCTTTTTCAGGAACAAAGAAACTGTTTTGGGTTTGTGGCCTTTGAAAATAGTGAATCGATCAAAAATGTCTTCAAGGTATGCTTTTTTGCTCTCATCAAGTTCTCAAACTTCAATATACTTcctccaagttttttttttcttttttttttttttttctgatattGGAGTGTTGTACAACTTTCTAGGCTCACAACGAATCTCCAATTTTTATCGGAAACAGAAGAGCATCTATTGAAGAAAAACGAGGCAAGTTTCTTAATGTCAATGTTGTGTTGTCCTTCTCCTAGATGATAACTTATGTAAGgaacaaaaattataatattgtttttctttgaattattattatgcAGTCAACAACAATGAGAATGGTGGAAGAGCCTATGCGCGGAACAATGGCAACAATAGGAATGAGAATGGTTACAGAAAGGATGGCTATAGACCTCGGGGCAATGGTGTGAATGGAGGAAGAGGCTCCGGGAGAAATGGGCCGGAGAGACAGAGCGGTGATGCTAAAGCTTCTCAGAACGGTCATGGCAATGCTCAGGCCAAAAACTAGACTTTTTGATTGAACATCTTAAGACTTTTGGAAGAGCTAGAACTTATGATTCTTTGGGGGATTATGTCAATTTTTTGGATTATAATTGGTTTGAACCCTTGTTCTTTGACCAACTTAAATCGCTTGATTAAATTGTTTAAGCTCTTGGTATAACTTACACCTTTGTCTGATGCTTTCTGCTTTCCTTCCTACTCAGAACCACTAATACAGAGAaactatattttgataaaatgaAAGAGAATCAATTTTCATGAAACAAAGAAACTCAACTCAAATTTGAAGAATCCAAGATGAAAGAAGGATTCTAGAAGGATCCTAGAAAGTTTACAGGAAAATCAATATCAGAAGAGATGAAGAACACTAGAACAACCATCGTACAACAACTCTGTTGCACTTTTTCATTTGATGATGACGTGGCTTTAGTGCTTGCAATTTCTGTATCAcacagtgtttttaaaaccggaccaaAACCGAACCGGATAATTTTTGGGTCACAATTCAATATGGTTCGACCGCGTCAAACTTGGTTCAGTAATCTAGATTAATATATTTCTagtgtataaatttaaaattaatattagtaaatatgatatagaattaaaatatacgtgaatttaaaacataaacattgtaaatataaactaatttcaTGTTTATATAGATGGTTCAAagatttttggtaattttaaatgatttttatcaGTTTAATAACTCTGAAATCTAATCTGGCTATGTGacggttcatggtcgaaccaatATTAAGACCCAATCCGGTTCATGGTTGGACCCGGTTTAACCATCgggtcggtccggttttaaaaacactggcaTCACACTTTAGAAGCTGATCTCCTATAGTTCGGTGTATGTTAGAAACCATGTTCCATCCAGGAGATAGTCTCCACGTGGCTTGATATACGTTTGTCTTCTGTCTCTGGTTAAAAGAAAGGAAGGCGTTGTTACTGTGTAAAgtaaaacagagggagtaattgCTCTTCATCTTCTGCTGCTTCTGCTTGGGGAAACTGAAATAGATTCTAAACGAAAAGGTGAAGCTCTTTTTTTATTTCGGAATCTTAGTCTTAGGGTTTGGTTTCGTTACTTTCATGAATTGTTACTTTGCTTGATCGTATGGATTTGGGAATATCGACCTAATTGATCGCCGGCGATTGGTCATTCGATAGTCTTAAAGGATCGGTTTCTTcgaatttttagaaattttgctACTGAATTTGATCATCCTTTACTGTAAAGTTTGTGGCTTTTCTTCATTTCTCGATTAGCAACTCAATACCCAGTTATTCAAATCTAGATTGATTTGGGAATTTTAGAGGGTTCACAAAGGTTAGGTTCTTGATGATCAACGCAGTTTCTGGTAGAAATGTTCACTACTAAGTTTTAGAAGGCTTTTTTTGTGCTCTCAATCTCTTTGTTAACTCctcggagagagagagagcagttGAATGAGATGAGCTTACATGGTTGCTAAATAGATTTCGATTTCATCTCAAAACTGTTGTTTTCAGGTTGCAAATCTGTAGCTTTGCAGTAGTTTGCTTATGATACATCAACCTTTGCAGTAATCTGTGAGCAAGAACTGATATAGAAGCATGGGAGAACAACCTGATCCGTTCTCCGCTTCTACTCTACCGGATTTCATATCTTCCCAAAAGATTGGTAGACCGGTTACTCTCGAAGGACAAAGCAACCGTGGGCATCCTTACTCTGGCCTCAAGAAGAGAGGGCAGTCTAGTCGTTCATGGGTCAAGATTGATGAGAATGGGAACTCGACGGTTTTGGAGCTAGACAAGGCAACTATAATGAAGCGCTGTTCCTTACCATCAAGGGATTTGAGGCTTCTGGATCCTTTGTTTATTTACCCATCGAGTATCTTGGGACGTGAGAGAGCCATAGTGGTGAGCCTTGAGAAGATCAGATGTATAATCACAGCTGAGGAGGTTATTCTCATGAATGCTAGGGATGCGTCTGTTGTTCAGTACCAGTCTGAACTGTGTAAACGCCTCCAGTCTAACCAAAACTTGAATCTCAAAGGTCAGttgattttttttgatattaGCTTTGGTGGTTTGGAGTTATGATAGTTGTTAGATTGCTGGTAACATAAAGAACTGTTTGTTTCAGATGATTTGCCGTTTGAGTTTAAAGCGTTGGAGCTGGTTTTGGAATTATCTTGCTTGTCTTTAGATGCTCAGGTATGCCACTATTTGCCTCTAAGATCATTCTTCAAGTTAGTTAAAGCTCAAAAGCTTTTGGTGGATTTGAATTTTAATAGGTGAATGAGTTAGAGATGGAGGTGTATCCTGTTCTTGACGAACTAGCCTCAAACATCAGCACACTTAATCTAGAACATGTGCGTAGGTTAAAAGGTCGCCTCCTTGCCTTAACACAGAAAGTTCAGAAGGTAAACACACAAAGAACCCTTCAAAATTTAGAAAAGTCGGCACCATACATTTTGATTTTGGGGATTTCCTTAAAACTTGCAGGTTTGTGATGAAATAGAACATTtaatggatgatgatgatgacatggCTGAGATGTATTTGactgagaagagagaaagatcaGAGGCTCATGCTTCTGTGGAGTTAGAAGACAACCTCGATGAGGATTTTGGATCTTCAGGAATAGTTTCCAAGTCTGCGCCGGTTTCACCTGTTGGTTCAACTAGTGGAAACCTTGGGAAGCTTCAAAGAGCCTTTAGTAGCGTGGTTGGCTCACACAGAAGCTTGTTAAGCTCATCTAGCAGCGGAGAGAACATCGACCAACTAGAGATGTTGCTAGAAGCCTACTTTGTCGTAGTTGATAACACACTCAGTAAACTATCATCGGTTAGATTCTTAAATTTGTTACAACGAGATGTCTTTTCTAttcaatattttgatttatgagCTTGTGTTTGCAGCTGAAAGAGTATATTGATGATACAGAGGATCTGATCAACATCAAGCTGGTAACAACATACAAAACCAAGCTTTGTCTATCTTTGTCCTTTGTTTCATCCCTGGTCTCTGACTTTGTCTCCATGTTTTTTTCTTAGGGGAATGTACAGAATCAGTTGATTCAGTTTCAACTGCTTCTCACCGCAGCAACCTTTGTGGCAGCCATTTTTGCAGCTGTAACCGCGGTTTTCGGGATGAACCTGCAAGACTCTGTTTTCAAAGATCCGACCATGTTCCAGTGGGTTTTGCTTGTAACAGGTATTGGATGTGGACTTTTGTATTTTGGTTTTGTGTTATACTTCAAGCACAAGAAAGTATTCCCTCTctaatactctttttttttttgttagtgaGACTTGAGTTACTATTGTAATAATTTTCATTGTCAAACTCAGTTTAGGCTTAGTCCAAGATTTGGGTATTGAAAAGTGATAATAAAAGCCAAGGAATTGTAGCAATTACATATGAAATCTAATCAATTAAAGAAGTTCGAAACTTATAAGTCAAAAGGCATTGTCAATGGCCAGAACCAAAGCATGTTCAACCCCATACCTGTCGACAGCTCAAGAAAACGTATGAACTGGGAACGGGAAGCACAACGCTAGCCCATTCAACGTGTCCCCAAACATCATCACCACCACCCTCTCTTTCAAGCGCAATCACCGAGCACCAAATGTTCTTGTTTTCACCCTGGCCAGGCTTGTCCCACAAGATTAAGAGTTTCCCACAGTAGTTAGCTACTGCAAGAGCACCAGCACAACAATTCCTATTCAATACCTCCAAGCCTTTGACCATTCTCcagttttgaagctttgtgtcaAACCACGAGAAATATTCTTCACCACAATAGTACCAAACGTTCTCTATTACACACTTTCTCTCAAACTGCAGTGCCTCAGTTACAACTCCCCATTTACCTTCTTTTGgatcataataataatactcATTCTTGGCATTGCTCCTAACGTAAACCTTTCCATCGGTCACCTTCGTTGACTTAAGTAAAGACGAGCGGAGCTCAGCGCCAGGGTCAGGTAAAGACTCCCAAGTTTGAGTATTTGCATCGAAAACTTCAGCCCAGTTAGTGGTTTCATCTGCCTTGCAACCACCCACTACGTATATTTTCCCATCGAGAATAGCCACCATAGGATTCTCTCTAGCCACCTTCATGCTAGGGGATTTTCTCCAGGTGTGGGTGCCCTCATTATGGTCACGTACCAACATGGGGGATGCCGTCGGTGGAATATTGTAATCCTTGACTATGTAGTGTTTGGACCCAACCATGCCCATAGATAAATCTGCTACATTAGGAGAATATGAAGAGGGTATTGATACCAACAAAGTATTTCGTGTGGTGGACTTGTCCTCTTCCATGTCATTAGTTAGGATCTGATCAGGTCGTATCCAGAGGCTGAACCAGGAGGGGAGACGACGCCCGGGCAACTTTAAGCAGACGTCAAGGACGTGTTCTTGTATTTTCAAGTGAGATCGAGCAAACAAGAGCTCTCTGGATAAGATGATAGAGCGGAATCTCTTGGATACTAAGGAGAGTTTCGGGTGGTACGATCTCGATAAGTGGGCTAAACAGTTTATAACCATCTCATCTGGAAGCGACGAAAGGTTTGTCTCTTTGTTCGCCATCGGGACTAATAGCTACAAGGTTGGAG
This genomic interval from Brassica napus cultivar Da-Ae chromosome A6, Da-Ae, whole genome shotgun sequence contains the following:
- the LOC106396828 gene encoding asparagine synthetase domain-containing protein 1 isoform X1, translating into MCGIAVIVCGVRIELSTLSSPSDRPFERLQFSSEDVKSVLSQRGPDSVGEKKILLQPTCAQEPVTLSVFEAGEGTCNLENATTSGELHFIGSTLQLRGTSPIIQPLVDSSGNILAYNGEVFGGIELSSFDNDTEVLLEALEKANALVPDVLSMIKGPWAIIYWQESSRTLWFGKDAFGRRSLLVHWPTVEDPRFLLSSSSPASSVANGSGLASENSDSIHRFWEELPCGVYSMSFGVSESGIRGEVTKHEWRHNMWKELIEWERNLVVPRPEDLSMSSIQGEKDNALSTFSGFAQTVLVVLKESVRRRTSLHSIFQGEKDVVPVAVLFSGGLDSMILAALLDQCLDPKYEVDLLNVSFDGPNAPDRISAKAGIKELKKIAPLRRWKLVEIDADLSKLTLETKRVMSLINPADTYMDLNIGTALWLAARGDGWIHEESDNQEDSQRIRYKSDARILLVGAGADEQCAGYGRHRTKYRNGSWAALDQEMKLDMQRIWKRNLGRDDRCIADNGKEARFPFLDEDVIKTLLDIPLWKITDLEQPSGKGDKKILRQVAKLLGLHEVAKMPKRAIQFGSRIARESNRKNFGSNRAANQASAGSVRFNAP
- the LOC106396828 gene encoding asparagine synthetase domain-containing protein 1 isoform X2, which produces MCGIAVIVCGVRIELSTLSSPSDRPFERLQFSSEDVKSVLSQRGPDSVGEKKILLQPTCAQEPVTLSVFEAGEGTCNLENATTSGELHFIGSTLQLRGTSPIIQPLVDSSGNILAYNGEVFGGIELSSFDNDTEVLLEALEKANALVPDVLSMIKGPWAIIYWQESSRTLWFGKDAFGRRSLLVHWPTVEDPRFLLSSSSPASSVANGLASENSDSIHRFWEELPCGVYSMSFGVSESGIRGEVTKHEWRHNMWKELIEWERNLVVPRPEDLSMSSIQGEKDNALSTFSGFAQTVLVVLKESVRRRTSLHSIFQGEKDVVPVAVLFSGGLDSMILAALLDQCLDPKYEVDLLNVSFDGPNAPDRISAKAGIKELKKIAPLRRWKLVEIDADLSKLTLETKRVMSLINPADTYMDLNIGTALWLAARGDGWIHEESDNQEDSQRIRYKSDARILLVGAGADEQCAGYGRHRTKYRNGSWAALDQEMKLDMQRIWKRNLGRDDRCIADNGKEARFPFLDEDVIKTLLDIPLWKITDLEQPSGKGDKKILRQVAKLLGLHEVAKMPKRAIQFGSRIARESNRKNFGSNRAANQASAGSVRFNAP
- the LOC125609828 gene encoding nuclear transport factor 2-like isoform X1, which produces MTPVSNAPSVDAQIVGNAFVQKYYTHLYEKPAEVYRFYLEESVLGRPGLDGEMVSVKSLKAINDQIMSVDYQNSKIQILTADSQASLKSAVVTLVAGLVIGKDGERKSFTQSFFLVPQNGSYFVLNDVFRYVSDVFVAPEATKEAEVEVEESPKEAVPAEPAKEVVEPAARATNEEKVVNGNSNLPKAAEAKPQEDTGVKKSFAVIAAQNGAQTNAKASPAKHKPVEKPRVAPQTKAAAPVAAAPQPKAPSAKTSEQPPAQGGSIFVANLPMDASPEQLFETFKGFGAIRRGGIQVRSYTEQRNCFGFVAFENSESIKNVFKAHNESPIFIGNRRASIEEKRVNNNENGGRAYARNNGNNRNENGYRKDGYRPRGNGVNGGRGSGRNGPERQSGDAKASQNGHGNAQAKN
- the LOC125609828 gene encoding nuclear transport factor 2-like isoform X2, encoding MTPVSNAPSVDAQIVGNAFVQKYYTHLYEKPAEVYRFYLEESVLGRPGLDGEMVSVKSLKAINDQIMSVDYQNSKIQILTADSQASLKSAVVTLVAGLVIGKDGERKSFTQSFFLVPQNGSYFVLNDVFRYVSDVFVAPEATKEAEVEVEESPKEAVPEPAKEVVEPAARATNEEKVVNGNSNLPKAAEAKPQEDTGVKKSFAVIAAQNGAQTNAKASPAKHKPVEKPRVAPQTKAAAPVAAAPQPKAPSAKTSEQPPAQGGSIFVANLPMDASPEQLFETFKGFGAIRRGGIQVRSYTEQRNCFGFVAFENSESIKNVFKAHNESPIFIGNRRASIEEKRVNNNENGGRAYARNNGNNRNENGYRKDGYRPRGNGVNGGRGSGRNGPERQSGDAKASQNGHGNAQAKN
- the LOC106396615 gene encoding magnesium transporter MRS2-5 — protein: MGEQPDPFSASTLPDFISSQKIGRPVTLEGQSNRGHPYSGLKKRGQSSRSWVKIDENGNSTVLELDKATIMKRCSLPSRDLRLLDPLFIYPSSILGRERAIVVSLEKIRCIITAEEVILMNARDASVVQYQSELCKRLQSNQNLNLKDDLPFEFKALELVLELSCLSLDAQVNELEMEVYPVLDELASNISTLNLEHVRRLKGRLLALTQKVQKVCDEIEHLMDDDDDMAEMYLTEKRERSEAHASVELEDNLDEDFGSSGIVSKSAPVSPVGSTSGNLGKLQRAFSSVVGSHRSLLSSSSSGENIDQLEMLLEAYFVVVDNTLSKLSSLKEYIDDTEDLINIKLGNVQNQLIQFQLLLTAATFVAAIFAAVTAVFGMNLQDSVFKDPTMFQWVLLVTGIGCGLLYFGFVLYFKHKKVFPL
- the LOC106396628 gene encoding putative F-box/kelch-repeat protein At4g39756 — encoded protein: MANKETNLSSLPDEMVINCLAHLSRSYHPKLSLVSKRFRSIILSRELLFARSHLKIQEHVLDVCLKLPGRRLPSWFSLWIRPDQILTNDMEEDKSTTRNTLLVSIPSSYSPNVADLSMGMVGSKHYIVKDYNIPPTASPMLVRDHNEGTHTWRKSPSMKVARENPMVAILDGKIYVVGGCKADETTNWAEVFDANTQTWESLPDPGAELRSSLLKSTKVTDGKVYVRSNAKNEYYYYDPKEGKWGVVTEALQFERKCVIENVWYYCGEEYFSWFDTKLQNWRMVKGLEVLNRNCCAGALAVANYCGKLLILWDKPGQGENKNIWCSVIALEREGGGDDVWGHVEWASVVLPVPSSYVFLSCRQVWG